From Marivirga harenae, one genomic window encodes:
- a CDS encoding alpha/beta hydrolase family protein, whose amino-acid sequence MGINEDAKTTVKITNTEESAEVELPEIKGGNINGVGISKSENKMRLSVGSSKSPTNIYVYDFESKELNKLTESLNPEMDREDLVEGEVVRYPSFDDLEIPSILYKPHQASADNKVPVLVWVHGGPGGQTRLNYFPLIQYLVNHGYAIIGVNNRGSSGYGKTFNRLDDQKHGEDDLMDCVYAKDYLATLDWADTSRVGIIGGSYGGYMVMAALAFQPDAFDVGVNIFGVTNWIRTLRSIPSWWEAQKTALYEELGNPNTEDSVRLYRISPLFHADKITKPVMVLQGSNDPRVLQVESDEMVQNVKDNGVPVEYVLFPDEGHGFRKKENEIEGYGKIKVFLDEYLK is encoded by the coding sequence ATGGGAATTAATGAAGATGCCAAAACCACTGTGAAAATTACCAATACCGAGGAAAGTGCAGAAGTGGAATTGCCAGAAATAAAGGGTGGCAATATCAATGGAGTAGGCATCTCAAAGAGCGAAAACAAAATGCGATTATCAGTAGGAAGCTCTAAATCTCCTACTAATATTTATGTCTATGATTTTGAGAGTAAAGAACTCAATAAACTCACAGAATCTTTAAATCCTGAGATGGATCGAGAGGATTTAGTCGAGGGAGAGGTCGTTCGCTATCCTTCCTTTGATGATTTAGAAATCCCTTCCATTCTATACAAACCGCATCAGGCTTCGGCAGATAATAAAGTACCGGTATTGGTTTGGGTCCATGGGGGCCCTGGTGGTCAAACTCGCCTCAATTATTTTCCTTTAATTCAGTATTTGGTTAATCATGGATATGCCATAATAGGTGTTAATAATAGAGGCAGCAGCGGCTATGGCAAAACCTTTAACCGATTAGATGATCAAAAGCATGGAGAAGATGACTTAATGGATTGCGTTTATGCTAAAGACTATTTGGCCACATTAGACTGGGCCGATACTTCTCGAGTAGGTATAATTGGAGGCTCTTATGGTGGATATATGGTGATGGCAGCTTTAGCTTTCCAGCCGGATGCTTTTGATGTAGGAGTGAATATATTTGGGGTTACCAATTGGATAAGGACATTACGTTCCATCCCAAGCTGGTGGGAAGCTCAAAAAACTGCTTTATATGAAGAATTAGGCAATCCAAATACTGAAGATTCGGTAAGGCTTTATAGAATATCTCCATTATTTCATGCAGATAAAATCACTAAGCCAGTGATGGTACTACAAGGAAGTAATGACCCAAGAGTATTACAAGTTGAATCCGATGAAATGGTGCAAAATGTGAAAGATAATGGCGTGCCGGTAGAATATGTGCTCTTCCCTGATGAAGGCCATGGTTTCCGTAAAAAGGAAAATGAGATTGAAGGCTATGGAAAGATTAAGGTATTTTTGGATGAGTATTTGAAGTAG
- a CDS encoding TolB family protein: MKTLSISSTFLLCIFLLACSSQKVTEKEEDKLTHYTIEEFYNNINYSGGYFSHDESKLLVSSNATGIYNLYALHTDGSRIDTLSNNEDESWFAESYFPNDDRILFSADKGGNEISHIYLLDTDENVTDLTPAENEKASFIGWNKDLKSFKYTSNKRDPQFFDIYEMDIENFDSKMIFENNTGGNPSGISDDHKYVAINKPITTSINELIIVEVETGEQTKISPENPTASYGAQEFSADNKSLLYTTNEGSEFTYLSKFDLASGESEKVVETEWDVWYANFS; this comes from the coding sequence ATGAAAACATTATCGATTTCCAGTACCTTCTTGCTCTGCATTTTTTTACTCGCTTGCAGTTCTCAGAAAGTAACAGAAAAGGAAGAGGACAAGCTTACGCACTATACAATTGAAGAGTTTTACAATAATATTAATTATTCAGGCGGGTATTTTTCCCATGATGAGTCAAAACTATTAGTATCAAGCAATGCAACGGGCATTTATAATCTTTACGCCCTACATACTGATGGTTCTCGGATTGACACCCTTTCGAATAATGAAGATGAATCTTGGTTTGCGGAATCCTATTTTCCAAATGATGATCGCATCCTATTTTCAGCAGATAAAGGAGGAAATGAAATTAGTCACATCTATTTATTGGATACCGATGAGAATGTGACCGACCTCACGCCTGCTGAAAATGAGAAAGCATCTTTTATAGGATGGAATAAGGATTTAAAAAGTTTTAAATACACTTCTAATAAAAGAGATCCGCAGTTTTTTGATATCTACGAAATGGATATTGAAAACTTTGACAGTAAGATGATATTTGAAAATAATACAGGTGGTAATCCTTCTGGCATTTCTGATGATCATAAATATGTGGCCATCAACAAACCTATTACCACATCCATCAATGAATTGATCATAGTGGAAGTGGAAACAGGCGAACAGACCAAAATATCGCCTGAAAACCCAACGGCAAGCTATGGAGCACAGGAGTTCAGTGCAGACAATAAATCCCTCTTGTACACTACCAATGAAGGAAGCGAATTCACTTATCTGAGTAAATTTGATTTGGCTAGCGGTGAATCTGAAAAGGTAGTTGAAACAGAATGGGATGTTTGGTATGCCAACTTCTCTTGA
- a CDS encoding DUF5916 domain-containing protein: MLRCYFFTLFFLFGFFSLSQEADSIFRKNINIPRIAEAPKIDGILDDLAWENAPIAKDFVERNPTNGQAIPDSLSTEVKIIYDDLGIYFGAKMKDSEPHKIATELTERDDIGADDFFFILLNGYNDRQQSMQFIITAAGVQYDAKMTNGREDNSWDAVWYSDVKITDDGWVAEVFIPYFILRFPKKAVQEWGLNMEREVFRTRTRYSWNHVDNQKGAFSLYDGEIHGIEDIKTPTRLSFQPYISAYSNNYDGNTDFSFNGGLDLKYGISDAFTLDMVLIPDFGQARFDNNVLNLSAFEVQFAEQRAFFNEGTELFSKGDMFYSRRIGGAPARRPRPKEREEVIYRPNTVELINATKVSGRTENGLGIGFFNAVTNEAFAEIRNEETGEIRNEIVEPYTNYNVTVLDQRFGDNSSVSFVNTNVNRVGDFRDANATGLYLSHTNKANTWNYNVSTEGSWVFVEDENTFGTEIQGGISKISGEHRVQAEFDLRTLDYNINDLGFSTNTNYVRYRGYYGYRYLQPRGNLNNMFLNFNLNHFRRLDPDLFSNFTFNFNSSFTTKEFFGFGGGIETTPFGTNDIYEPRINGRHVKFPGYQDQWIWMNTDFRKKLAFEGFIDWYKYFEEGRSSVFLSLNPRYRFSNKFNLNYGLFYNPSYKEQGFVDMDGDDIIFGQRDRITVENSIGGNYIFNNKISLNLIFRHYYSGALYSKLYSLEQNGELTEEPDRENIYDVSFNTWNLDVKFAWWFAPGSQITILYRNALDSYLQESGQSINENLDYLFSQPQLNSLSVRLSYFLDYNRIRNAFANINTSNRKKPEKMSVGS; this comes from the coding sequence ATGTTAAGGTGTTACTTTTTTACTTTATTCTTTCTCTTCGGTTTTTTCAGCTTGTCACAGGAGGCAGACAGTATTTTCCGCAAAAATATCAATATCCCCAGAATTGCTGAAGCCCCCAAAATTGATGGGATTTTGGATGATTTAGCTTGGGAAAATGCTCCCATTGCAAAAGATTTTGTTGAAAGAAATCCTACAAATGGACAAGCAATACCTGATAGTTTATCTACTGAGGTGAAAATTATCTACGATGATTTGGGGATTTATTTTGGGGCTAAAATGAAGGATTCTGAGCCGCATAAAATAGCTACAGAATTAACCGAGAGAGATGATATAGGGGCGGATGATTTCTTTTTTATTCTACTTAATGGATATAATGACCGGCAGCAAAGCATGCAGTTTATCATTACAGCTGCAGGTGTACAATATGATGCTAAAATGACCAATGGTCGTGAAGATAATTCATGGGATGCAGTTTGGTATAGTGATGTTAAGATTACAGATGATGGATGGGTAGCGGAAGTCTTTATTCCTTATTTTATTTTAAGATTCCCGAAAAAGGCAGTACAGGAGTGGGGTCTAAATATGGAAAGGGAGGTTTTTAGAACGAGGACTCGCTATAGTTGGAATCATGTGGATAATCAAAAAGGAGCTTTTTCACTCTACGATGGAGAAATACATGGAATTGAAGATATCAAAACTCCGACACGATTATCTTTTCAACCTTATATATCAGCTTATTCTAATAATTATGATGGCAATACTGACTTCAGTTTCAATGGGGGCTTAGATTTGAAATACGGTATTTCAGATGCTTTTACTCTGGATATGGTTTTAATCCCTGATTTTGGTCAGGCCCGGTTTGACAATAATGTATTGAACTTATCTGCATTTGAAGTTCAGTTTGCCGAACAAAGAGCCTTTTTCAATGAAGGCACGGAATTATTCTCTAAAGGGGATATGTTTTATTCTAGACGTATTGGGGGGGCACCTGCTCGTAGGCCACGTCCAAAGGAAAGAGAAGAAGTAATATACCGACCTAATACTGTGGAATTAATCAATGCAACAAAAGTATCAGGAAGAACCGAAAATGGTCTTGGTATTGGCTTCTTTAATGCGGTAACAAATGAGGCCTTTGCAGAAATAAGAAATGAAGAGACAGGTGAAATTAGAAATGAGATAGTTGAGCCCTACACCAATTACAACGTAACCGTTTTAGATCAGCGATTTGGAGATAATAGCTCCGTGTCTTTCGTCAATACTAATGTAAATAGGGTTGGCGATTTTAGAGATGCTAATGCAACCGGACTTTACCTGAGTCACACCAACAAGGCGAATACCTGGAATTACAATGTTAGTACTGAGGGAAGCTGGGTGTTTGTAGAAGATGAGAATACATTTGGTACCGAGATTCAAGGAGGGATAAGCAAAATAAGCGGGGAACATAGAGTTCAAGCTGAGTTTGACTTGAGAACTTTAGATTACAATATCAATGATCTAGGATTTTCTACTAATACCAATTATGTACGTTATAGGGGATATTATGGCTACAGATATCTCCAGCCCAGAGGAAACTTAAATAATATGTTTCTGAATTTTAACCTCAACCATTTCAGAAGGCTAGATCCTGATTTATTTAGCAATTTCACCTTTAATTTTAATTCTAGTTTTACCACTAAAGAGTTTTTTGGTTTTGGAGGAGGTATTGAAACAACGCCTTTCGGAACGAATGATATTTATGAACCAAGAATAAATGGAAGGCATGTAAAATTTCCTGGTTACCAAGATCAATGGATTTGGATGAATACCGATTTTAGAAAGAAATTGGCATTTGAAGGATTCATTGACTGGTATAAGTATTTTGAGGAGGGTAGAAGTAGTGTTTTTCTTAGCTTAAATCCGCGCTATAGGTTTTCTAATAAGTTCAATTTAAACTATGGCCTGTTTTATAATCCTTCTTACAAAGAACAGGGATTTGTTGATATGGACGGTGATGATATCATATTCGGGCAACGAGACAGGATCACTGTAGAAAATTCCATTGGAGGAAATTACATTTTTAATAATAAGATTTCCTTAAACCTTATTTTCCGACACTATTACTCTGGTGCTTTATACAGCAAGCTTTACAGTTTGGAGCAAAACGGAGAGTTGACGGAAGAGCCTGATAGAGAAAATATCTATGATGTGTCTTTCAATACCTGGAATCTGGATGTGAAGTTTGCATGGTGGTTTGCCCCGGGTAGTCAGATTACCATTCTCTATCGAAATGCTTTGGACAGTTATTTGCAAGAAAGCGGGCAAAGTATAAATGAAAATCTTGATTACCTTTTTAGTCAGCCGCAACTGAATAGTTTATCGGTAAGACTAAGCTATTTCTTGGACTATAACCGAATTAGAAATGCGTTTGCAAATATAAACACTTCAAATCGAAAGAAGCCTGAGAAGATGAGTGTTGGTTCTTGA
- a CDS encoding sensor histidine kinase, with protein sequence MAYLLFESQNYLAPTILLGLLVIQFFGLLRFLNATNYKLVRFLESVRYSDFTSSFGADNSMGKSYKEINLAFNEVADAFKQTRAEKEQNLLIISAVLQNIQTGIIQFDNKGEIGIINTMTKKLLLTPQIKHLNDIKKSRPEIHQRLIELKPGKNELIDVNSEIKLSINCSLLRMGEKDWKIVSIQNIYTELQQNELDAWQNLTKVLRHEIMNSITPIATLVGSLTDILREDGIKMKEGYLIPEESQEDLKLGLKTIENRSRGLINFINAYRDYTSIPSPKFEKVNSKQLIQYVSRLLSEELNKANIKIDLQLPENEVEIWADEEQIQLILINLIKNARESLYTHQNPKITIKLIVAQKNTYINVEDNGQGIVPEAIERIFIPFFTTKKDGSGIGLSLSRQIMQLHNGKLNVVSKPGELTSFSMQFPKASGDLK encoded by the coding sequence ATGGCTTATCTGTTATTTGAATCCCAGAATTATTTGGCGCCAACCATTTTACTCGGATTGCTTGTTATTCAATTCTTTGGTTTGCTGCGTTTTCTCAATGCGACAAATTACAAATTGGTCCGATTCCTTGAATCTGTCCGCTATTCAGACTTTACCTCTAGTTTTGGAGCAGATAATTCAATGGGGAAATCCTATAAGGAAATTAACTTGGCCTTTAACGAAGTGGCCGATGCTTTTAAGCAAACACGTGCTGAAAAAGAACAAAACCTCTTAATCATTTCAGCAGTCCTTCAGAATATCCAAACGGGAATTATCCAATTTGACAACAAGGGTGAGATCGGTATTATCAATACCATGACCAAAAAACTGCTTTTAACCCCTCAAATCAAACATTTAAACGACATCAAGAAATCTCGACCGGAGATTCATCAACGATTGATCGAATTAAAACCCGGCAAAAATGAATTAATCGATGTCAACAGTGAAATAAAATTATCCATTAATTGCAGCCTTCTCCGGATGGGGGAAAAGGATTGGAAAATTGTATCGATCCAAAACATTTACACCGAATTACAGCAAAATGAATTAGATGCCTGGCAAAATCTTACGAAAGTATTGCGCCATGAAATCATGAACTCCATCACGCCTATTGCTACTTTGGTGGGCTCCTTGACTGACATACTTCGTGAAGATGGCATTAAAATGAAGGAGGGCTATCTAATTCCTGAAGAGTCACAAGAAGATTTGAAATTGGGCTTGAAAACCATTGAAAACCGTAGCAGAGGTTTAATCAATTTCATCAATGCATATCGCGACTACACGAGTATTCCAAGTCCAAAATTTGAAAAAGTAAATAGCAAACAGCTGATTCAATATGTATCGCGATTACTTTCCGAAGAACTGAATAAGGCTAACATTAAAATCGACCTACAATTACCAGAGAATGAAGTAGAAATTTGGGCTGATGAAGAGCAGATTCAGCTCATCCTGATTAACCTTATTAAAAATGCGCGCGAGTCACTTTATACTCATCAAAATCCAAAGATTACTATAAAGCTGATTGTGGCACAAAAGAACACTTATATTAATGTAGAAGACAACGGACAAGGCATTGTTCCGGAAGCGATTGAACGCATATTTATTCCATTTTTTACCACGAAGAAAGATGGCTCCGGGATCGGTTTGAGTCTTTCCCGACAAATCATGCAATTGCATAATGGGAAACTGAATGTGGTTTCAAAACCAGGAGAGTTGACTAGTTTTAGTATGCAGTTTCCGAAGGCATCTGGAGACCTAAAGTGA
- a CDS encoding sigma-54-dependent transcriptional regulator: protein MNEQKAGKLLIIDDNQDLLNAAKIFLKRHFSRVDTECNPEKIPHLLQSDNYDLILLDMNFTIDVSTGQEGYFWLDKILEIDPSAIVVLITAYGDVNTAVKAIKQGATDFVLKPWDNDKLLATLHSAMKLKKVSNENSSLKSQHKQLYADLDKQFKDIIGNSEPMQQVFDTIKRVARTDANILITGENGTGKELIARSIHRNSYRDEEAFVTVDLGAVTESLFESELFGHKKGAFTDAKEDRPGRFEMAQGGTLFLDEIGNISAPQQAKLLTALQNRNVTRVGSNNPIDIDIRLISATNMPIQEMIQTGQFRQDLLYRINTIEIQLPALRDRIADLPLLVEHYIKTYAKKYNKEVHKASEAALSRLMKYDWPGNIRELQHSIERAVIMSASSILQPEDFFFNASHKEDKKNSKFDLNHLNIEEVEKLLIRKALDKNFGNITEAAKELGLTRSSLYRRLEKYDL from the coding sequence ATGAATGAGCAAAAAGCGGGTAAGCTACTTATTATTGACGATAATCAAGACCTTTTAAATGCTGCAAAAATTTTCCTAAAGCGGCATTTCTCTAGAGTGGATACGGAGTGCAATCCGGAAAAAATCCCTCATCTGCTTCAGTCTGACAATTACGATCTTATACTGCTCGACATGAATTTCACGATTGATGTCAGCACAGGCCAGGAAGGTTACTTTTGGCTGGATAAAATACTGGAAATCGATCCTAGTGCTATTGTCGTTTTGATAACGGCTTATGGTGATGTAAATACTGCCGTGAAAGCCATTAAGCAAGGCGCTACTGATTTTGTATTGAAGCCCTGGGATAATGACAAACTATTGGCTACACTTCATTCGGCTATGAAGCTCAAGAAAGTCAGTAATGAAAACAGTTCCCTTAAATCTCAACACAAACAGCTTTATGCTGATCTGGATAAGCAGTTTAAAGATATAATCGGTAATAGCGAGCCTATGCAACAGGTTTTTGATACCATTAAAAGGGTCGCTAGAACGGATGCTAATATCCTAATAACAGGTGAAAACGGAACGGGTAAAGAATTAATTGCCAGATCGATCCATAGAAACTCCTATCGGGATGAAGAGGCATTTGTTACCGTTGATTTAGGAGCCGTAACGGAATCCTTATTTGAAAGCGAATTATTTGGTCATAAAAAAGGAGCTTTTACGGATGCCAAAGAGGACCGCCCGGGAAGATTCGAAATGGCGCAGGGCGGAACACTATTCTTAGATGAAATCGGAAATATTAGTGCTCCTCAACAAGCCAAACTCCTAACAGCTCTTCAAAATAGAAATGTAACGCGTGTGGGCAGCAATAATCCTATTGATATTGATATCCGATTAATCAGTGCGACTAATATGCCAATTCAAGAAATGATCCAAACAGGCCAATTCCGACAGGATCTGTTGTACAGAATCAATACGATAGAAATTCAGTTGCCGGCTTTGAGAGATCGCATTGCAGATTTGCCATTATTGGTAGAGCATTATATTAAAACTTATGCCAAAAAATACAATAAGGAAGTACACAAAGCCAGCGAAGCAGCGCTGAGCCGATTAATGAAATATGACTGGCCGGGTAATATCCGAGAGCTGCAGCACAGTATAGAACGCGCTGTGATCATGAGTGCCAGCAGCATCTTGCAACCGGAGGACTTCTTTTTTAATGCCAGCCATAAGGAAGATAAGAAAAACTCAAAATTTGATTTGAATCACTTAAACATAGAAGAAGTAGAAAAGCTACTCATCAGAAAAGCGCTTGATAAGAATTTCGGAAATATCACCGAGGCGGCAAAGGAACTTGGACTCACCCGATCTTCTCTTTATAGAAGACTAGAAAAATATGACCTATGA
- a CDS encoding DUF4386 domain-containing protein translates to MITNHNELKNTARLAGIWYLLMAISGIFGFLIFHSEVYTSDPQQTLKNLTESESTARIRLLLEFAIIISQALTAIWFYKLFRKINQTAALATMVWGTVNSMVIMLSAIAMAVAMSVAASELIVEDKILLVDLLTKMSAKSWSIGSLFFGLWLIPLGFIITSSKGMPLWLGRVLILGGIGYLLNAFFRYGGVSASWVEYLTIPASVAEFWMIGYLLIFGIRPESDSATAE, encoded by the coding sequence ATGATTACAAACCATAATGAGTTAAAAAATACAGCACGACTGGCAGGTATTTGGTATTTGCTAATGGCTATTTCTGGTATTTTCGGATTTCTTATTTTCCATTCAGAGGTCTATACCTCAGATCCACAGCAGACCTTAAAGAACCTGACCGAAAGTGAATCAACAGCCAGGATTCGCTTATTGCTAGAATTTGCTATCATAATTTCTCAAGCACTTACTGCAATATGGTTTTATAAACTTTTTAGAAAAATTAATCAAACCGCTGCTTTAGCTACTATGGTTTGGGGTACCGTAAATTCAATGGTGATTATGTTAAGTGCAATTGCAATGGCGGTCGCTATGTCAGTAGCGGCTTCTGAACTCATAGTGGAAGATAAAATTTTATTGGTAGATTTATTAACAAAAATGAGTGCTAAGTCGTGGAGTATTGGTTCACTGTTTTTTGGGCTATGGCTGATCCCTTTGGGATTCATTATTACTAGCTCAAAAGGAATGCCTCTATGGTTAGGCAGAGTTTTAATACTCGGAGGAATCGGCTATTTGCTTAATGCCTTCTTTAGATATGGTGGTGTATCCGCTTCATGGGTAGAGTACCTCACTATTCCTGCTTCCGTAGCTGAATTCTGGATGATTGGATATCTATTGATTTTCGGCATTCGGCCAGAATCTGATTCTGCCACTGCGGAATAG
- a CDS encoding transposase, with product MSRNYKFHNPIGWYFVSFATVFWLRVFTRRLYKDCIVKHLKFCIEEKGMVLGAWIIMSNHVHLIFRAKEKNPQRLLQSFKSSTAKELIELIKTNPQESKRERYLWFMQLAAKRNKTTKNDIQFWQQHNQPIELWRNDAIQRNLDYIHHNPVVSGEVAEPHHYLYSSANNYAGGKGMLDVHLML from the coding sequence ATGAGTAGAAATTATAAATTCCACAATCCAATAGGCTGGTATTTTGTAAGCTTTGCAACTGTGTTCTGGTTAAGAGTATTTACAAGGAGGTTATATAAAGACTGTATAGTCAAGCATTTAAAGTTTTGTATTGAGGAAAAAGGGATGGTTTTAGGTGCTTGGATAATCATGAGTAATCATGTTCATCTCATATTTCGGGCAAAAGAAAAGAATCCACAAAGATTGCTTCAAAGTTTTAAAAGTTCCACAGCTAAGGAATTGATTGAGTTAATTAAAACCAATCCACAAGAGAGTAAGCGAGAAAGATATCTTTGGTTTATGCAGTTGGCTGCAAAAAGAAATAAAACGACCAAAAATGATATTCAGTTTTGGCAGCAACATAACCAGCCAATAGAATTATGGAGAAATGATGCTATTCAAAGGAATTTAGATTACATACATCATAATCCAGTAGTCAGTGGTGAGGTTGCAGAACCACATCATTATCTTTATTCTTCTGCAAATAATTATGCTGGTGGAAAGGGCATGTTAGATGTTCATTTGATGTTGTAG
- the asd gene encoding archaetidylserine decarboxylase (Phosphatidylserine decarboxylase is synthesized as a single chain precursor. Generation of the pyruvoyl active site from a Ser is coupled to cleavage of a Gly-Ser bond between the larger (beta) and smaller (alpha chains). It is an integral membrane protein.), with the protein MDIKFINRSDNSIEIERPPGEKLLNFLYHNLIGEKLFLPIAKQKFISELYGKRMDNPSSKKRIEPFVKSLKIDMSEAQKQMGEFETFNDFFYRKLKPGARPIEEGLVSPGDGRLLAFENISELSTFFVKGKKFTLKEFLRNDTLAEEHANSSMVILRLAPNDYHRYHFPYDGVPTQAEEIKGVYYSVSPISVKEKFTEVFNENKKEICKLKTTDRGEILIIPVGATMVGSLNSTFEADTSVKKGEEMGYFAFGGSTVVLLFNSKSFELDKDLIENTKNKLETYVKMGEKIGSPI; encoded by the coding sequence ATGGACATAAAATTCATCAATAGGTCTGATAACAGTATAGAAATAGAAAGACCTCCAGGAGAAAAATTATTGAACTTCCTATATCATAATCTCATTGGAGAAAAATTATTTTTGCCGATAGCCAAGCAAAAATTTATTTCAGAATTGTACGGGAAAAGAATGGACAACCCCAGTTCTAAAAAAAGAATTGAACCCTTTGTGAAGTCTTTGAAGATCGATATGTCAGAGGCACAGAAACAAATGGGCGAATTTGAAACATTCAATGATTTCTTTTACAGAAAGTTAAAGCCAGGAGCTAGACCGATAGAAGAAGGATTGGTCTCGCCAGGAGATGGTAGACTTTTAGCATTTGAAAATATTTCTGAACTATCCACTTTTTTCGTGAAGGGCAAAAAATTCACTTTAAAAGAATTTTTACGAAATGACACCTTAGCTGAAGAACACGCGAATTCATCAATGGTCATCTTGAGGCTAGCTCCCAACGACTACCATCGCTATCATTTCCCATATGATGGAGTTCCAACACAAGCTGAAGAAATAAAGGGCGTTTATTATTCGGTATCGCCTATTAGCGTAAAAGAAAAATTCACAGAAGTTTTTAATGAAAATAAAAAAGAGATCTGCAAATTAAAAACAACGGACCGAGGCGAAATTTTGATCATTCCAGTTGGAGCAACTATGGTCGGTAGTTTGAATTCAACATTTGAAGCTGATACATCGGTCAAAAAAGGAGAAGAAATGGGCTACTTTGCCTTTGGAGGTTCCACTGTTGTTTTGTTATTCAATTCTAAGTCATTTGAATTGGACAAGGATTTAATTGAGAACACTAAAAATAAGTTAGAAACCTACGTGAAAATGGGAGAAAAAATAGGGAGCCCAATTTGA
- a CDS encoding efflux RND transporter periplasmic adaptor subunit — protein sequence MDKKIVRKKWTTKRLLMIGGGVLVLSLIVYQLLFADNRSTLNVDKDRLSIATVQMGEFKDFIPVTGNIEPGQTFYLDAIEGGIIAEITRESGAEVEKGDTILTLTNSNLQLEVMQRETQLYEQINNLRQTRLLLDQNDLSQQAQLAEIDYQLKLLKPQYSRFNTLYESKLISEREFEQVKEEYEYNRRRRELTYKSYKNDSIARVYQLRQLANSESRMQRSLDAVGNILNNLTLKATRNGQLSTPQLEVGQSVVSGQRLGQIDVMNNYKVRVGIDELYLPRVDVGQKGSFTFSGAEYQLIIDKIYPTISNGRFEVDMVFEGEHPSGIKRGQTIRIKLELGATEETLLLPVGGFYKDTGGNWAYVISEGDASVAYKKPIRLGRKNTDYYEVMEGLEAGDRVIVSGYDNYGDNEKLSLE from the coding sequence ATGGATAAGAAAATTGTACGAAAAAAGTGGACGACAAAAAGGTTACTAATGATTGGGGGAGGAGTGCTCGTGTTGAGCCTCATTGTGTACCAATTGCTTTTTGCTGATAACCGCTCCACGCTTAATGTAGATAAAGATAGACTGAGCATTGCCACTGTGCAAATGGGTGAGTTCAAGGATTTCATTCCGGTTACCGGTAATATTGAGCCGGGCCAAACTTTTTATCTCGATGCCATAGAAGGAGGGATTATTGCGGAAATTACTCGCGAGTCAGGAGCAGAAGTGGAAAAGGGCGATACCATTTTGACCTTAACCAATTCTAATCTTCAGTTGGAAGTCATGCAGCGTGAAACCCAGCTCTATGAGCAAATCAATAATTTAAGACAAACCCGCTTGCTATTAGATCAAAACGATTTAAGCCAACAAGCGCAATTAGCGGAAATCGATTATCAATTGAAGTTACTAAAGCCGCAGTATTCCAGATTTAATACCCTTTATGAAAGTAAGTTGATCTCGGAAAGGGAGTTTGAGCAGGTAAAGGAAGAATACGAATACAATCGAAGAAGAAGAGAATTAACTTATAAAAGCTATAAGAATGATTCCATAGCCAGAGTGTATCAATTACGCCAATTGGCTAATTCAGAATCAAGAATGCAACGCAGCCTAGATGCGGTTGGGAATATCCTTAATAATTTAACCCTCAAAGCCACCAGAAACGGTCAGCTCTCCACTCCGCAATTGGAAGTAGGACAGTCAGTAGTTTCAGGTCAGCGACTCGGCCAAATTGATGTGATGAATAATTATAAGGTACGAGTAGGCATAGACGAATTGTATTTACCTAGAGTAGATGTCGGACAGAAAGGAAGTTTTACTTTTTCAGGGGCTGAGTATCAACTTATTATTGATAAAATTTATCCTACCATTAGCAATGGAAGATTTGAAGTGGATATGGTTTTCGAAGGGGAGCATCCTTCTGGAATCAAGAGAGGGCAGACTATCAGAATTAAGTTGGAATTAGGCGCTACAGAGGAGACCTTGCTCCTTCCGGTAGGCGGCTTTTACAAAGATACAGGCGGTAATTGGGCTTATGTGATTAGTGAGGGAGATGCTTCTGTCGCTTATAAGAAACCAATTAGATTGGGCCGCAAAAATACGGATTACTATGAAGTGATGGAAGGCCTGGAGGCAGGAGATCGAGTGATTGTGTCGGGATATGATAATTATGGGGATAATGAGAAGCTGAGCTTGGAGTAG